One window from the genome of Crassostrea angulata isolate pt1a10 chromosome 2, ASM2561291v2, whole genome shotgun sequence encodes:
- the LOC128174256 gene encoding uncharacterized protein LOC128174256, whose amino-acid sequence MSTLARTDDSRNQIATSVYLSTKWHGWRKPTIQRCTDKDMSNFKTWVHVLMDHGGRVGFKNVTLYFHRKQTQQVFIDVLEEPSVLSTATEKRKCNTDNATVPYFPAYTCIVEILCNRSSKLPNVITPSYDRLSTESKAVCEICGCLIDFSFCQVCVYNENVTHSKDTEEYRIKYNSLLLGIAMFLMFSLSTLRVLQRKFRVKIL is encoded by the exons ATGTCAACCCTTGCACGCACGG ATGATTCAAGAAATCAAATTGCAACCAGTGTATATCTAAGCACAAAATGGCATGGATGGAGAAAACCCACGATACAGCGATGTACTGACAAAGACATgtccaattttaaaacatgggtacatgtactaatggATCATGGTGGTCGGGTCGGCTTTAAGAACGTGACTTTGTACTTTCATCGTAAAC AAACCCAACAAGTTTTTATTGATGTCTTAGAAGAACCATCCGTTCTGTCAACAGCAACAGAGAAAAGAAAGTGCAACACTGACAATGCAACTGTTCCATACTTTcctgcatatacatgtatagtagaAATCCTTTGTAACCGGTCTTCGAAATTACCGAATGTAATAACACCTTCTTACGACCGTCTTTCGACAGAATCTAAGGCAGTTTGTGAAATCTGTG gATGTTTAATTGATTTCAGCTTTTGTCAAGTCTGTGTATACAATGAAAATGTCACGCATAGTAA GGACACAGAGGAGTACAGAATAAAATACAACTCTTTACTGTTAGGTATTGCGATGTTTCTTATGTTTAGTTTGTCAACACTGAGAGTATTGCAGCGTAAATTTAGGGTCAAGATCTTGTAA